In Aspergillus fumigatus Af293 chromosome 2, whole genome shotgun sequence, a genomic segment contains:
- a CDS encoding YagE family protein: MTSAETTPLLPQYHQQPASSNTSQQRGSRPSRTVTFNPLATVSTYHDATAAADSTYKPLSSGASSVPNAPSSQSRPTGLSALNSKLRRRNSHGAPYSTAGPSMPPAPKVGPQRTTKNAQKLKLLPDPVTATEEDITDDEFPRDVYSQITRIKEPTARSHAARLGKADRDRLPRVTAYCTANSYRLEGVIKFLKARSKTRGANPKLYDECVYSPYDYLFEDKQRVSRTVSDNALGLHPVSSSHDRPSGERRYSDSAVEVEDNAKSRREDLIDLRESQDQSHHDAHPENSVAVQRTDETPDFDTTIHTPEVFLFDYGTVVIWGMSPAQESRFLSDVSKFANSILSPEDTQVENFNFYYAREYQARIYNDFISLRDPRNHMIKLAISHALSQSVKTSLFEDLVSETISNTAPLPAQIAQTGSVNMTRRQINMQIGELFILRINIHLQGSVLDSPELMWAEPQLEPVYQAVRSYLEMDQRVSLLTERLDVIADLLAVLKDQLTHRHGEYLEWIVIILIAAEILVAAINIVVDLYAGVD, translated from the exons ATGACTTCGGCAGAGACAACCCCGCTACTACCCCAataccaccagcagccagcatCCTCCAATACGTCACAGCAACGAGGAAGCCGTCCGTCGCGGACAGTGACATTCAACCCACTGGCCACAGTCAGTACATACCATGatgctactgctgctgcagattcCACTTATAAGCCATTGAGCTCTGGTGCATCGTCTGTTCCCAACGCTCCGTCCAGTCAATCTAGACCGACCGGCCTTTCTGCCCTGAACAGCAAGCTCCGTCGCCGCAATAGCCATGGAGCCCCCTATAGCACGGCAGGGCCTTCGATGCCACCAGCACCCAAGGTCGGACCCCAGCGAACGACGAAGAATGCACAGAAATTAAAACTGCTTCCGGATCCTGTGACAGCTACCGAGGAGGACATTACGGACGACGAGTTCCCGCGAGATGTGTATTCGCAGATCACTCGGATTAAAGAACCGACTGCAAGAAGTCACGCTGCCAGACTGGGGAAAGCAGACAGGGATCGACTTCCAAGAGTAACGGCATATTGTACGGCCAATTCGTACAGACTCGAAGGCGTCATCAAGTTTCTCAAAGCGCGGTCAAAGACTCGCGGAGCCAACCCGAAGCTATATGACGAATGCGTTTACTCTCCCTATGATTACTTGTTTGAGGATAAACAAAGAGTTTCTAGGACTGTGTCGGACAATGCGCTGGGGCTTCACCCTGTCTCGTCGAGTCACGATCGGCCGTCTGGCGAGCGCAGGTATTCAGACAGTGCGGTCGAGGTTGAAGATAATGCGAAATCACGCAGAGAAGACCTCATTGATCTGCGAGAATCGCAAGACCAATCGCACCATGACGCTCATCCCGAGAACTCCGTAGCGGTACAGCGGACAGACGAGACGCCAGACTTTGATACTACTATCCACACGCCGGAGGTCTTCCTTTTCGATTATGGGACAGTTGTTATATGGGGCATGTCACCTGCACAAGAATCACGATTCCTATCTGACGTTTCTAAATTTGCAAACTCGATTTTGAGCCCCGAAGATACGCAGGTTGAGAATTTCAACTTTTACTATGCTCGCGAGTACCAGGCACGGATATACAATGACTTTATCTCTCTCCGTGATCCTCGAAACCATATGATTAAACTTGCCATCTCACATGCATTGTCTCAATCAGTCAAAACATCTCTCTTCGAAGATCTCGTCTCGGAGACCATCTCGAATACCGCTCCACTACCGGCTCAAATTGCCCAAACCGGCAGTGTCAACATGACGCGAAGACAAATCAACATGCAGATTGGAGAACTGTTCATCCTACGAATAAACATCCACTTACAAGGCTCTGTCCTCGACAGTCCGGAACTGATGTGGGCGGAGCCGCAGCTGGAGCCGGTCTACCAGGCTGTCCGAAGCTATTTGGAGATGGACCAACGAGTCAGTCTCCTCACAGAGCGGCTGGATGTCATTGCGGACCTTCTGGCAGTGCTGAAGGATCAGTTGACTCACCGCCACGGTGAGTATCTCGAATGGATCG tcatcatcttgatcgCGGCGGAAATCCTTGTTGCGGCCATTAACATCGTGGTCGACCTGTACGCAGGAGTTGATTAG
- a CDS encoding CTD kinase subunit gamma: MMADPFEVRMRFTAQLQHLNASVTSSQKAAHYALKYRDMDEDLHSCILEQLERNNMNNRANIMYFIEQFCEMATRENHTPYVRMMQRDILRVVDAVVPPDGSGAANIKHVRRVLNGLQSKDILSAETVAEIDAGLKEREAQVAHLDLDAEEEGNNGSKAKGGTPRGSRPSGMRVDKRQIEQRIEEDRERNKRLRESMWTVSGDDGDEHGKFWDEVSDIGEDDFLGAQEELMERNQMVAAQ; the protein is encoded by the exons ATGATGGCAGATCCCTTCGAGGTTCGCATGCGCTTCACTGCACAGCTGCAGCATCTTAATGCCTCCGTGACCTCGTCACAGAAGGCAGCGCATTATGCGTTGAAATACCGCGACATGGATGAGGATCTCCACTCCTGTATCCTGGAACAACTCGAAAGG AACAACATGAATAATCGAGCCAACATCATGTACTTCATCGAGCAATTTTGCGAAATGGCCACTAGGGAAAATCATACACCCTATGTCCGGATGATGCAAAGAGATATTCTACGCgttgttgatgctgttgtACCACCAGATGGATCAGGAGCTGCAAACATCAAGCACGTCCGGCGTGTTCTCAACGGCCTTCAGAGTAAAGATATTCTCTCAGCCGAAACGGTAGCTGAGATTGATGCGGGGCTCAAGGAACGGGAGGCCCAGGTGGCACATCTCGACTTggatgccgaggaggagggcaaTAATGGTTCGAAAGCGAAAGGTGGAACGCCCCGAGGCTCCAGGCCGAGTGGGATGCGCGTGGACAAGAGGCAGATCGAGCAACGTATTGAAGAAGACCGTGAACGGAATAAAAGGCTGCGCGAGAGCATGTGGACGGTCAGTGGGGATGATGGTGACGAACATGGCAAGTTCTGGGATGAAGTCAGTGATATAGGTGAGGACGACTTCCTGGGAGCGCAGGAGGAACTCATGGAGCGCAATCAAATGGTTGCTGCTCAATGA
- a CDS encoding chloride channel protein: MSTISGSETGRPSSSARSSTLDNDTHQNLSNESLAGGLTEPISFKRKQKRPARFSFSRLFSGDEPESTIHFRASATTNEPTPEVDSSLSQLRSRNGNENLNTSKSGGFLDWYVEGPGRRVGYDDLTAIDWIFEYTKERQRKRLLYSKAPGLSGYARRLLEASNVWVVLIATGVLVGIIAACIDITSDWLGDLKTGYCKNGPGGGKFYLNRSFCCWGHDDISECLDWTPWRKALGVSSSSGGYTVEYIFYVLYSVVFAVCASFLVRTYAIYARHSGIPEIKTVLGGFVIRHFMGPWTLAIKSLGLCLAVASGMWLGKEGPLVHVACCCANVMMKFFDSLNHNEARKREVLSAAAAAGISVAFGAPIGGVLFSLEQLSYYFPDKTMWQSFVCAMVAAVTLQALNPFRTGNIVLYEVKYTRGWHRFEMMPFILLGILGGLYGAFLIRLNMKVAKWRRSRTWSRPILEVTVITLLSALINFPNIFMRAQNSELVHSLFAECGTGSDDLFGLCKTGAASAGTITLLLMAALLGFFLASFTFGLDIPAGIILPSVAIGALYGRAFGTMFKMWQNAYPNFFFFNSCEPDVPCVTPGIYAIVGAASALGGATRMTVSIVVIMFELTGALTYVIPIMIAVMLSKWCGDIFGKRGIYESWIHLKEYPFLDHRDDTTSPDLPAHRVMTRVEDLTVIVANGHTIDSLRNLLLATSYRGFPVVTDSSNPLLLGYISRNELSYALKYSSSRAGRDLPGSTQVFFAHQPFADPSETLDLRPWMDQTPITLNSGTTFLIVRRMFQRLGLRYVLFANKGVLQGLLTKKDVWSIIDGAESRRVEDLVTDSFRQRNTAEEVGLLESDDGTSLASSLDRRPSL, translated from the exons ATGTCAACAATTTCAGGGTCAGAAACCGGAagaccatcttcatctgcccGGTCGTCAACCCTAGATAACGATACCCACCAGAATCTTTCAAATGAATCGCTGGCTGGAGGCCTAACTGAACC AATTTCTTTCAAGCGCAAGCAAAAACGGCCTGCGAGATTCAGTTTTTCGCGACTGTTTTCCGGTGATGAACCCGAATCTACAATCCATTTCCGGGCGTCGGCCACAACGAATGAGCCGACGCCAGAGGTTGATTCGTCTCTGAGCCAGCTGAGATCGCGAAATGGGAACGAAAATCTTAACACATCAAAAAGTGGAGGGTTCTTGGATTGGTATGTGGAAGGTCCAGGGCGTCGAGTAGGCTACGACGATCTTACAGCCATCGATTGGATCTTCGAATATACGAAAGAGCGACAAAGAAAGAGGCTGCTCTACTCCAAGGCGCCGGGTCTTTCGGGATATGCCCGCAGGCTACTGGAGGCCAGTAACGTTTGGGTGGTTTTGATAGCGACAGGCGTTCTCGTTGGTATTATTGCGGCATGCATCGACATCACAAGCGACTGGCTCGGAGATTTAAAAACGGGCTATTGCAAGAATGGACCAGGAGGTGGCAAGTTTTATCTGAATCGAAGTTTTTGTTGCTGGGGCCATGACG ACATATCTGAGTGCTTGGATTGGACACCTTGGCGTAAAGCTCTTGGAGTCAGCTCTTCCAGCGGAGGCTATACGGtagaatatatattctaCGTGCTCTACTCT GTGGTCTTCGCTGTCTGTGCGAGTTTTCTGGTCAGAACATACGCAATATATGCAAGACACAGTGGTATTCCAGAAATCAAGACAGTCCTTGGTGGCTTTGTCATTAGACATTTTATGGGACCGTGGACGCTCGCGATCAAATCTCTGGGCTTA TGTCTAGCAGTTGCTTCAGGGATGTGGCTAGGTAAAGAAGGTCCTCTGGTGCATGTTGCATGCTGTTGCGCCAACGTCATGATGAAGTTCTTCGATAGTTTGAACCATAATGAAG CGAGAAAACGTGAAGTGCTCTCCGCAGCCGCGGCTGCAGGAATATCTGTCGCGTTTGGTGCACCCATTGGAGGTGTTTTGTTCAGTCTCGAG CAATTGTCGTACTACTTTCCAGATAAAACCATGTGGCAGAGTTTTGTCTGTGCAATGGTTGCTGCTGTCACTCTTCAGGCGCTTAACCCATTTCGAACAGGAAACATTGTGCTCTACGAAGTTAAGTATACACGTGGATGGCATCGCTTCGAAATGATGCCTTTCATCCTCCTGGGTATCCTTGGTGGCCTGTACGGGGCATTTCTGATCCGCTTGAATATGAAAGTTGCGAAATGGCGACGATCCCGAACTTGGTCTCGCCCAATATTGGAAGTTACGGTCATTACTCTTCTATCTGCTCTGATCAACTTTCCAAATATCTTCATGAGAGCGCAAAATTCCGAGCTTGTCCACTCGCTGTTTGCTGAATGTGGTACTGGATCCGATGATCTGTTCGGTCTTTGCAAGACTGGTGCTGCATCCGCTGGCACAATAACCCTTTTACTTATGGCCgcccttcttggcttctttcTCGCTTCATTCACGTTTGGATTGGACATACCTGCTGGTATCATTCTTCCTTCCGTCGCCATTGGTGCCTTGTACGGCCGTGCGTTTGGAACGATGTTTAAGATGTGGCAAAATGCCTATCCaaattttttcttcttcaacagctgCGAGCCAGATGTTCCTTGTGTGACACCGGGAATATATGCAATTGTCGGAGCAGCTTCAGCTCTCGGTGGCGCAACACGAATGACAGTGTCAATTGTTGTGATCATGTTCGAGCTCACAGGTGCCTTGACATATGTCATTCCTATCATGATTGCGGTTATGTTGTCCAAATGGTGCGGCGATATCTTCGGCAAACGTGGCATCTACGAGTCTTGGATCCATCTCAAGGAATATCCCTTCCTTGACCATCGTGACGACACTACTTCCCCCGATTTACCTGCTCATAGAGTCATGACAAGGGTCGAGGACCTCACAGTCATCGTTGCCAATGGACATACGATCGATAGCCTCCGCAACCTTCTCCTGGCCACCTCATATCGCGGATTCCCTGTCGTGACCGATTCATCGAATCCTCTTCTGCTGGGCTATATCTCACGCAACGAACTATCGTATGCATTGAAGTATTCCTCATCTCGTGCAGGTCGCGACTTGCCTGGCTCGACGCAGGTCTTCTTCGCCCATCAGCCGTTTGCAGACCCGAGTGAAACCCTCGATCTTCGGCCTTGGATGGATCAAACGCCTATTACACTTAACAGTGGGACGACTTTCTTGATAGTACGACGCATGTTCCAGAGATTGGGTCTCCGCTATGTCCTCTTTGCAAACAAGGGTGTCCTCCAAGGCCTGCTCACTAAGAAGGACGTTTGGTCTATTATTGATGGTGCAGAATCCCGCAGGGTTGAAGACCTAGTCACTGATTCATTCAGGCAAAGAAATACGGCCGAGGAGGTTGGTTTACTTGAAAGTGATGATGGAACGAGTCTTGCCAGTTCCCTGGATAGACGTCCTTCACTTTGA
- a CDS encoding putative mitochondrial phosphate transporter Pic2 has translation MASKEQQLPFGKIEPNSSKYFLSCALGGIVVTPLDLVKCRRQVDPSIYTSNLSAWRQIFSKEGLRGVFFGWSPTFIGYSFQGAGKYGLYEYFKYLYGDHLFPSINRTVVFLGASASAEFFADMALCPFEAIKVRMQTTLPPYAHNLREGWSKVVAKEGFGGLYKGLYPLWARQIPYTMTKFATFEESVNMIYRTLGKPKESFNALQQTGVSFLGGYIAGVFCAVVSHPADVMVSKLNADRNAGESATAAVSRIYGKIGFSGLWNGLPVRIVMLGTLTGFQWLIYDSFKVFLGLPTTGGH, from the exons ATGGCCTCGAAAGAGCAGCAGCTTCCGTTCGGAAAGATCGAGCCCAATTCATCGAAATACTTTCTGAGTTGTGCTCTGGGTGGAATTGTCG TTACACCCCTCGACCTGGTCAAATGTCGTCGCCAGGTAGATCCCAGCATCTACACGTCCAATCTCTCTGCATGGCgccagatcttctccaaggaAGGCCTACGCGGCGTGTTCTTCGGTTGGTCGCCTACCTTCATCGGATACTCGTTCCAGGGCGCAGGCAAATACGGGCTCTACGAGTATTTCAAGTACCTGTATGGGGACCATTTGTTCCCCAGCATAAACCGCACGGTGGTGTTCCTAGGCGCGAGCGCATCAGCCGAGTTCTTCGCCGACATGGCCCTCTGCCCGTTCGAAGCGATCAAGGTGCGCATGCAGACCACCCTGCCGCCGTATGCGCATAACCTGCGCGAGGGATGGAGTAAAGTCGTAGCTAAAGAAGGGTTCGGGGGTCTGTACAAAGGGCTGTACCCGCTCTGGGCGCGACAGATCCCCTACACCATGACCAAGTTTGCTACCTTTGAGGAGAGCGTGAACATGATCTACCGGACGCTGGGAAAGCCCAAGGAGAGCTTCAACGCGCTGCAGCAGACGGGCGTCAGTTTCCTGGGAGGCTACATTGCCGGTGTATTTTGCGCTGTCGTCAGTCATCCTGCCGATGTCATGGTCAGCAAGTTGAATGCCGATCGGAATG CTGGCGAGTCGGCAACGGCGGCCGTGTCGCGAATTTACGGCAAGATCGGATTCTCTGGCCTGTGGAACGGCCTGCCGGTTCGGATCGTGATGCTTGGTACATTGACCGGCTTCCAATGGCTCAT TTATGACTCTTTCAAGGTGTTCCTGGGACTCCCAACCACTGGTGGTCATTAA
- a CDS encoding putative C6 transcription factor, translating into MEEDRAQVAIFALNEKCGDETQKVQRMVKKHQSDKSTSSGAGKIQATKLRTVDDSGQKCSSLLTRQVADSTWEERAICFFFDQYTCSSETGECISHLGFLPSLYALCRDASEKECPASSSSLRLAVDATALVTLSNEIREPSLIVKARYLYGMALQRLRQALQSRTQAVRDETLASVVLLSIFEDITGERNGLASSHTVGLEMLMKLRGMSQFGHAQGRDLFNFAYTHTHTEFLALGDKPRFKTDWIAGLLDSADPVHRLMLLASKVSQIFLESSSLQASAGAEEVGRLVSCIEDAKSVDLEFAAWSQGLPDNWLPLIIYTQTHESLMTYQQITIAAIWNYYRAVRIILLKVILRLRDQLASAVGAFGVCSERLQGEPMILESIQEMITDVCRSIPFAFGHVDAMGNAIPTSSEGKLHIRAFQGYSMVWPLWYISSCGLATPEQSHQVRTVLARVGSTLGIKLALILAGEGEVDYMAPTAQGDTIVRKATVV; encoded by the exons ATGGAGGAAGACCGAGCACAGGTTGCTATCTTTGCCTTAAACGAAAAGTGCGG GGACGAGACGCAGAAGGTGCAGCGCATGGTGAAGAAACACCAGTCTGACAAGTCGACGTCTAGCGGCGCAGGAAAGATTCAGGCTACAAAGCTGCGAACGGTTGACGACTCAGGACAGAAGTGTTCTTCTCTATTGACTCGTCAGGTCGCCGACTCGACGTGGGAAGAGCGGGCgatctgcttcttcttcgaccagTACACTTGCTCTAGTGAGACGGGCGAGTGTATCAGCCACCTGGGGTTCCTGCCGTCGCTGTATGCCCTGTGCCGGGATGCCAGCGAGAAGGAGTGccccgcatcgtcatcgtcgctgcGACTGGCGGTGGACGCGACGGCTCTTGTCACGCTGAGTAATGAGATCCGGGAGCCCTCGTTGATTGTCAAGGCGCGATATCTGTACGGTATGGCTCTGCAGCGCCTCCGGCAGGCGCTGCAATCTCGGACGCAAGCTGTCCGGGACGAGACGCTGGCGTCGGTGGTTCTGCTTTCCATATTTGAGGACATTACTGGGGAGCGCAATGGACTTGCGAGTTCGCATACGGTGGGGTTGGAGATGTTGATGAAACTGAGGGGCATGAGTCAGTTCGGCCACGCGCAGGGTCGAGATCTGTTCAACTTTGCCTACACGCACACG CATACCGAGTTCTTGGCCCTGGGTGACAAGCCTCGATTCAAGACTGATTGGATAGCTGGACTGCTGGACAGTGCGGATCCCGTGCACCGGCTGATGCTCCTTGCATCAAAAGTTAGCCAGATATTCCTTGAGAGTTCATCCTTGCAAGCCTCGGCCGGAGCGGAAGAAGTGGGCAGGCTGGTCTCGTGCATTGAAGACGCCAAATCGGTGGATCTGGAGTTCGCAGCGTGGAGCCAGGGTCTGCCCGATAACTGGCTCCCGCTCATCATCTACACGCAGACACACGAGTCTTTGATGACTTATCAGCAGATTACGATCGCAGCGATATGGAACTACTACCGTGCGGTTCGCATTATCCTCCTCAAAGTCATACTTCGGCTCCGCGACCAACTTGCATCCGCTGTTGGCGCATTTGGAGTGTGCAGTGAGCGTCTTCAGGGAGAGCCGATGATTCTGGAGTCCATCCAGGAAATGATCACGGATGTGTGCCGGAGCATCCCCTTTGCTTTTGGACATGTTGATGCGATGGGCAATGCGATCCCGACCTCTTCAGAGGGGAAGCTGCACATTCGTGCTTTCCAAGGGTACAGTATGGTCTGGCCCTTGTGGTATATCTCCTCGTGTGGCCTGGCAACTCCAGAACAGAGCCACCAGGTCCGAACCGTTCTGGCCCGGGTAGGATCTACACTGGGGATCAAACTGGCGTTGATACTAGctggggagggggaggtcGATTACATGGCCCCTACCGCCCAAGGCGACACTATCGTCCGTAAAGCAACTGTGGTATAG